The window CTTTAGAGCTAGAATTCAATTTCGTTGTGTGATAATAACTATGACAACTTCAGTACAATCTGTGAGAATTAGAACATATTGGGACATTGCTCTAAGTTAACCACATCAGCCCTAATATCTAGGAAAATCCAAATGCAGCCTAAGCTGAATAGCAAGTTTCTAGAACCACAATCTTAACTAATTCTTCCTTTCTTAATTGTCAAATTAAAGTAACTGATGAGTCAAAGCTTACTTTTATTCATtacaatgataaaaaataatctcCTAAACATGCTATTATCCAGCATATGCCAACCATAAGACAAAGTTGTAAAACTACCGGCCACATTATTTAcagcattgtaaaaaaaaaaaatctgctgtATCTGCACAAAATATTTAACTGAACCATATGAAATGTATATCTACAAAAGTAAACCAACAAGACTCAGAGATGCAGTCCAGTGTGAACTAAATAATCAGCAATATAATGACCTTAACAAAAAAGCATTTTTATACTCTCCTCTTTAATCAAAGCAACCAGAACTAAATAAATACAGTCCTGGTAACACAAAAGCCAGTATGCAAATAACAAGAAAGCATAAGACGATTAAATTGCAAATACATAATCATGAGAATCTAGATAGGCTAGTAATGTCTATACATCACACTTTGATGCACAACTATCATAAACAAAAATTTGTTCTCTGCAGGCAGATCTCAGCAGATGCAACTGTTATTTAACAATAAAATTGTACCTTTTAAATTGCAGTAAGATAACAACAACCAGAAAACATGGCTCCTAATCAACTTATTACCACCAATACATCAAACCAAATAGACTCAGTTAAGGATGCCTGCACCAGTTTTGCTCTGCCTTGCGATCTTGGACCACTCAGTGTGGAATGATCCTGGGCGATCAACTCGCTCATAGGTGTGTGCCCCAAAGTAATCCCTCTGTGCCTGCACCAGGTTTGCAGGCAGCCTTGCCCGGCGATAAGTGTCGAAATATGCAAGGCTGGCACACATACCTGGCGTGCTGATTCCAGCTTCAATTGCAAGTCCTACAACCCTCCGCCATGCTGCCTGCCTCTGCACCATCTCCCTTGCAAATTCAGGGTCCACAATCAGGttcgcaagtccccgatttcgctCATAAGCCTTCTTAATCCTATCCAAAAACCTCGCCCTTATAATGCACCCTCCCTTCCAAATCCTTGCAAGTTCCCCGAGATTGAGATTCCATCCCTTCTCAGCACTCTTAGCTCTGAGCAAGTTCATACCTTGGGCGTAACTACAGATCTTGGAAGCATAGAGAGCCTGCCGGACGTCATCAATTAGGCGTTTCTTGTCGACAGACCGGCCGCTGATAAAGTCACCACTACCGATCCCAGCTTCGTCAAGAGCCTTGGCGGCAGCCTCTCTCTCACCCTTGAGGCCACTAAGGTACCGGCAGTCGAGAGAGGCCGCAATGGTCGGGGCAGCAACTGAAAGCTCAGCTGCCTGCTGAACTGTCCACTTGCCAGTCCCCTTCATCCCGGTCTTGTCCAGGATCTTGTCAACAAGCTCCCCATCACCATGCTCATCGCGAACTCCAAATATGTCGGCAGTAATCTCGATGAGGAAGCTCTCAAGCTCGCCACGGTTCCATTCGGCAAAGGTCTCCGCAAGCTCAGCATTAGACAGCCCACCAACAATCCTGAGCACGTCGTAGGCCTCAGAGATGAGCTGCATGTCACCGTACTCGATGCCATTATGGACCATCTTGACGAAGTTACCAGAGCCGCCCTCACCGACAAAGGTGACGCAGGGCCCGTCGTCCACCTGGGCAGCGACGCGGGTGAGAATGTCTTCGACATTCTGATAGGCCTGGAGGGACCCGCCGGGCATGAGGGAAGGGCCGTTCCGGGCGCCGTCCTCGCCGCCGGAGACGCCCATGCCGAGGTAGAGGATCCCGCGGGCGGCGGCCTCGCGGATCCGGCGCTCGGTGTTCTCGTACCACTCGTTGCCGCCATCGATGATGGCGTCGCCGGGCTCCATGAAGTGGGAGAGGGCAGCGATGGTCTGGTCGACGGGTGCGCCGGCCTTGACGAGGATGATGACGGAGCGGGGCCGGCGGAGAGAGAGAACGAAATCCTGGGCGGAGCGGTGACCGGACATGGGGAGGCCGCCCTCGGCGGCGGCACGGGAGACGGTCTCGTCGACCTTGGAGGCGGTGCAGTTGTAGACGGAAATGGGAAATCCCTTCTCGGCGATGTTGAGGGCGAGGTTCTGGCCCATCACAGCCAGTCCTGCCAGCCCGATCCGCGACAGAACCGCCGACTCCAccgccatctcctcctccttcgAGGCTTCCTTCTAGGGTTCGAGGGGTGCGAGAAGGAGACGGGGTTGGGTGACTGAAGCACGGAAGTGGGAGCTGCCGGGCGTTGAAATAGAGGAATCACTTGATCTGTAGCTCTTGATCTTTGGTGCATCTTTCAGAGAAAGCCCTCCACGATATTTATTTTACGTATCAGTCCTTCACCTAACATAAGGCAAATTTGGAACTTTTACATATAAACCTCTCAAAAGattgtattttatttttgtattagcGCTATATTTCTTGGATGCACGCACGAGAATCACATCTTTGGCAAATGGAACACGTAATTACACATCTTCGTAGGGGTGCAAATATAAATTCTGCTTGAGGGGTTCTAAGAGAAATGCCGAATAAG of the Musa acuminata AAA Group cultivar baxijiao chromosome BXJ3-2, Cavendish_Baxijiao_AAA, whole genome shotgun sequence genome contains:
- the LOC135630821 gene encoding 6-phosphogluconate dehydrogenase, decarboxylating 3, chloroplastic-like, with the protein product MAVESAVLSRIGLAGLAVMGQNLALNIAEKGFPISVYNCTASKVDETVSRAAAEGGLPMSGHRSAQDFVLSLRRPRSVIILVKAGAPVDQTIAALSHFMEPGDAIIDGGNEWYENTERRIREAAARGILYLGMGVSGGEDGARNGPSLMPGGSLQAYQNVEDILTRVAAQVDDGPCVTFVGEGGSGNFVKMVHNGIEYGDMQLISEAYDVLRIVGGLSNAELAETFAEWNRGELESFLIEITADIFGVRDEHGDGELVDKILDKTGMKGTGKWTVQQAAELSVAAPTIAASLDCRYLSGLKGEREAAAKALDEAGIGSGDFISGRSVDKKRLIDDVRQALYASKICSYAQGMNLLRAKSAEKGWNLNLGELARIWKGGCIIRARFLDRIKKAYERNRGLANLIVDPEFAREMVQRQAAWRRVVGLAIEAGISTPGMCASLAYFDTYRRARLPANLVQAQRDYFGAHTYERVDRPGSFHTEWSKIARQSKTGAGILN